The sequence GGCTCGGCCATCGTGGGTGCCGGTGCCTTCGTCGTCCTCACCGCCGGGATCTGGACGATCGACTGGCCGACCCGCTCCGGACAGCTGCCCGCGGACAGCACCCGGCAGCTCGGCGAGGCGATCATGGGCAGTCACATGCTGGTCATGCTGATGATCGGCATCGCCTTGTTCGCCACGATCCTGGCCGGCACGGTGCTGGCGACGGCGCGTGGGCGCTACGACCGCCTCGGCGCCGACCTGGCCGCCGCACGCCCGGACGACCCGGTGCCCGGGGGGCTGCCCCGGTGACCGCGGACGTGGTGCTCCAGATCGTGCTGACCGTGGCCGCCGGCCTGGTCGGGGTCGGGCTGTTCGGCGCGCTGTCCCAGCAGTCGATCGTCATGGTCATGATGGGCCTGGAGCTCGTGCTCAACGGAGTGCTGCTGGCCGGCGGCGCGGCCTGGTACTTCCTCGCGCCCGGGCTGCCCGACGCGCAGGTGCTCGTCGTCGTCGCCCTGGTCGTCATGGCCGTGGAGATGGCGATGGGCTTCGCCGTCACCGTCGCCATCTACCGCGCCCGGCAGGTGGACATGGTGGACATGGCCACGGACCTGCGCGGATGACCGCCGCTCTCGCCGCCGTGGTGCTGCTGCCCGCAGTAGGCGGGGCCGGCCTGCTGGTCAGCGGACGGCGGGCCGACCAGGTCGCCGGGCCGCTCGCCGTCGGTGTCACCGGGCTCGCCGTCGTGCTCGCCGCTGTGGTGGCGGCCGGCCGGCCGGGCGTCTCGATGCCGTTCCTGGGCATCGTCGACGGCGGGGACCTGCGCCTGGTCGTCGACGGCCTGTCCGCGGTGCTCTTGGTGCTGGTCGCGGGGATCGCCCTGCTGGTCACCGTCTTCGCCGTCGCGGACCTGCCTGCCGCTGCGGCCCGGGCCCGCTTCTTCGGGTTCGAGCTGCTGTTCGTCGCCGCCATGCTGGCGACCGTCACCGCGGCGACGCTGCCGGCCCTGCTGCTGGGGTGGGAGGTGATGGGCGCGACGTCCTACGCGCTGATCGGCTTCCGGTGGGACGAGCCGGGCAAGCTCGCCGCCGGCACCCGGGCGTTCGTCACCACCCGCGCCGGTGACCTCGGGCTGTACGTGGCGGCGGGGGCCGCGCTGGCCGCCACCGGCAGCCTGGTCCTGGCCGACCTCGGCACCGCGGACGGCGGCTGGGCGGACCTCGCCGCGGCCGGCGTGCTCGTGGCCGCACTCGGCAAGTCGGCGCAGCTGCCCTTCTCGGCCTGGCTCTCGGCCGCCATGAAGGGCCCCAGCCCGGTCAGCGCGCTGCTGCACTCAGCGACCATGGTCGCCGCCGGCGGCTACCTGCTGCTCCGCATGCAACCGCTGCTGGCCGCGACCGGCTGGGCGGCCGCGGCCGCGGCATGGGCGGGGGCGCTGACCGCGCTGCTGCTGGGTGCGGTGGCCGTCGCGCAGACGGACCTCAAGCAGCTGCTGGCCGCCAGTACCGCTGCCCAGATCGGCTTCGTCGTCCTCGCCGCCGGGGTCGGCGCCACCGCCGGCGGCACCGCGCAGCTGGTGGCGCACGCCGCGGTCAAGGCCGGACTGTTCGTCGCCGCGGGGGCGTGGCTGACCGCGCTGGGCACCAAGCAGCTGGCCGGCCTGCGCGGTGCCGCCCGGCGGTACCCGGGGATCGGAGCGGCGGCCACCGTGGCGGCGCTGGCCCTGGCCGGCGTCCCACCCCTCTCGCTGTGGGCGACCAAGGACGAGGTCCTCGCGGGCGTCGAGGGGACGGCGCTGACCGTCGTCGGACTCGCCGCCGCGGTGCTCTCGGCCGTCTACGCCGGGAAGATCCTGGCCGTCGTCCTGGCCCGGCCCACGGGGGAGGAGTTGCTCGACGATGAGCAACCGGGGACCCGCCGGATCCCGCTGCCGACCCGGACGGCAGCCGGCGTCCTCGCGGTGTTCGCCGCGGGGCTCGGTGTCCTCGCCCTGCCGTCCGTGGCGGAGGCCCTGGAGGCGGTGCTGGACGCGGAGGAGGAGCCGTCTCCCGGGCTCGGGGACCTGCTCCTCTCCGGCGGGCTCGCCGGAACGGCGCTGGCGCTCACCGTCCTCGTGAGCCGGGCCCGGCCGGCGCTCGGCCGGGCCGTCGAGCGGAGTGCCCTGTCCTCCTGGGCCGGGCTCGGGCACGTGCTCTCCCCCCGGCCGGCCCTGGCGGTGGCCCGGGTGCTGGCCGCCGTCGACGACCGCGGCATCGACCGGGCCGTCCGTGCCGTCGGCTCCGCTGCCCGGCAGGTGGCCCGACTGGTCGCCCGGGCCGACGACGGCGGCATCGACCGGGCGGTCACCGCTGTCGCCGCCGGGACCCGGCGGGTGGCGGCGGCCTCGGCCCGCACCGACACGAGCCTCGTGGACGGCGCCGTCCGGGCGACCGCACGGGCGTTCGGCCGTGCGGGCAGCGCCGCCCGACGCCCGCAGAGCGGGTTCCTGCACCAGTACTACGCCCAGGCCGTCGCCGGTCTCGGGTTCCTGCTCGTCCTCCTGCTCGTGGTGAGGTGACCGTGCTGCTGACCGTGGTGATCTTCCTGCCGCTCCTGGCAGCGGGCGTGCTGCTGTCGGGGCCCCGGCTGCGTGGCCGTGCCGCGATGGGGGTGTGGGTGGCCGCCTCCGCCGTGGACCTGGTGCTGGTGGCCTGGATGTGGTGGCGCTTCGAGACGGGCGAGGGTGCCTCCGGCGTCGTCGACGGTCTGGCCTACGAGGCGGATGTGCAGTGGATCCCCACCGTCGACGCCGGCTACCACGTCGGCGTGGACGGGTTGTCGCTGCCGCTGCTGGCGCTGACCGGCGTGCTCTTCCTGGCCTGCGCCGTCTACTCCCTGCGGGAGCCGGACCGGCCGCGGACCTACGCCGCGCTGTTCCTGTTCCTGCAGACCGCGTGCCTGGGCGCCTTCGCCTCGCTGGACCTCATCCTGTTCTTCGTCTTCTTCGACCTGACGATCGTCGGGATGTACTTCGTCATCGCCGGCTGGGGGCACGGCAACGCCCGGCGTAGCGCCCTGAAGTTCTTCCTCTACACCTTCGTCGGTTCGCTGGCCTTGCTGGTCGGCTTCATCGGCCTGTTCCTCGGCAGCGAGCAGCGCACCTTCGACATGGTGGCGCTGGCCGCCGACCCGCCGCTGGCGGACTCCCCGGTGGCAGGCGGCCTGGTGCTGCTGGCGATCGGGCTGGGCCTGGCGGTGAAGACGCCGCTGTTCCCCTTCCACACCTGGCTGCCCGACGCGCACACCGACGCCCCCGCCGCCGGTTCGGCGGTCCTCGCCGGCATCCTGCTGAAACTCGGCACGTACGGGTTCGTGCGGATCGCCATGCCGATCCTGCCCGAGACCTGGCAGCGCTGGGCGATGGTCGTCGTCGTGGTCGGCGTCATCAGCGTCCTGTGGGGCGCCTTCGTCGCGCTGGCCCAGACCGACGTCAAGCGGATGATCGCCTACACCTCGGTGAACCACATGGGCTATGTCCTGCTCGGTCTGGGCGCGGCCGGCCTGGTGGCCTCCGCCGACGAGGAGGCGCGGACCGTGGCCACGGTGGGCGCGATGTACCAGATGGTCAGTCACGGCCTCCTCACCGGCGCCCTGTTCCTGCTCAGTGGATGGCTGTGGTCCCGCGGGCACACCTACGCCTTCGACCGGTGGGGCGGACTGGCCCGTCCGGCACCCGTGTTCGCCGCCTGCCTCGCGGTGGCCGCGTTCGGCTCCCTTGGCCTGCCCGGGTTCTCCGGGTTCGTCGCCGAGTTCCAGGTGTTCACCGGGGCCCTCCAGGCCGCGCCGGTGGCCACGGTGATCGCCGTCGTCGGCATCCTGGTCACCGCCGGGTTGTTCCTGCTCGCCCTGCAGCGGCTGCTCACCGGCGACACCGTCGCCCCGGGCGAGACGGGCGTCGATCGAGGGGCGGACGCCGACCAGGCCGGGGAGGGACCGGCTCCGGCGCGGGCGGGCGGCGCCACGGCCGTCGTCGCCGAAGCCCGGACGGCGCCCCGGATCGGCGACCTGCGCGGCCACGAGCTGCTCTCGATCGCCCCGCTGCTCGTGCTCGCGGTGGTCCTCGGGCTGTTCCCCCGCGTCCTGCTCGACGTCCTCGAGCCGGCCGCGGCGGCGGTGGTGGAGCTGGTGGCCCGGTGACGGGCATGTCCGGCGGCACGGAGGCGTGGCCCGCGCTGCTGCCGGAGGCGCTCCTCCTGCTCGGCGCGGTCGGCGGGCTGCTGCTCGGGCTGTGGACACCTCAGCAGGCGCAGTGGCGGGTGCGGCTGCTGGTCACCGCGGCCTGCCTGGCCAGCGCGGCCGCCGCGGCCCCTGCGCTGTCGCGCCCCGCCGAGCGGGTGTTCGAGGGCACGTGGGCCGTGGACACCACCACCGGCGTCGTCCGCATCGTCGTCGCCCTCGGTGTGGCGGTCCTCGTCTGGCTGGCCGCACCGTCGGTGGCCGGCCATCCGCGGGAGACCGAGGCCTACGTGCTGATGCTCCTCGGCGGGCTCGGCACCGTCGCGCTGGCGGCCGGCGGCGACCTGCTCCTGCTGGTCGGTGCCTACCTGCTGGCCAGTGTCCCGCTCTACCCGTTGGCCGGTTTCGCCAAGGACGCCGCCGGCACCGAGGCGACGATGAAGTACTACCTCATGGGTGCCTTCGCCGGCGTGCTCCTGCTGGTCGGCGTCGCCGCGCTGGTGCTGGCATCCGGTACCACCGGCTACCCCGATCTGGCCGCCGCGCTCCCGGAGGCGCCCCCCGCGCTCCTGGCCATCGGAGTCCTCGGTGTGCTCGCCGGGGTGGCGTTCAAGGCCGGCGCCGTCCCCGTCCACTTCTGGGTGCCCGACGTCACGGCCGGGACGACAGCCCCGATGGCCGCCTACATCACCACCATTCCGAAGATCGGCGCCGTCGCGGCCGCCTTCCGCCTGGTCGCCGAGCCGTTCGCCGATCTGCCCGTCGACGTCCCGCTGCTCGTGGCCGTCCTCGCGGCGGCCAGCATGACGCTGGGGAACCTCGCCGCGTTCGCCCAGACCGACGTCCTGCGGCTGCTCGCCTACTCCACGGTGAGCCAGGTCGGCTACCTGTTCATGGTCGTCGCCGTGGCCGGCCGCACCGATCTCGACGTCCCGGCGCTGGCCGTCTACCTGGCCGGCTACGCGGTGACCAACATCGGTGCCTTCGCCGCGATCGCGGCCACCCCGGCGGCCCGCACGATCACCGACTGGGCCACGGCCGTGGGGCCGCACCGCTGGCTGGTGGGGAGCCTCGTGGTGTGCCTGCTCGGGTTGGTCGGGACCCCGCCGACGGCGGTCTTCGTGGGCAAGCTCGCCGTCTTCGCCGCCACCTGGGACGGCGCGCTCCCGTGGCTGGTCGTCCTGGCCGCGGTGAACACCGTCGCCAGCCTCTTCTACTACCTGCGCTGGATCGCACCCGCGTTCTCGGGGCTGGCCCTCGCACCGGTCCCGGCGGAGGGACCGGTGGGCAGCGGTCCCCGCACCGCGGCCGGGACGGCGCAGGCAGTCCGGGCCGCACCGGTGATGATCCTCCACGCTGCAGCGGTCGGATCGGTGGTGCTCGGCCTCGGCGCCGGGGTGTGGCTCGGCCTGGCGTCCGGCGGGGTGTGAGGGGCGGAGCGGGAACCGTGCGATCAGATCATCGAGGAGCCCGAACCGGTGGTGGCCAGCCGAGACCGCAACCAGATCATCACGACGTCCCACGCTCCGGTGACCAGCAGCAGGCCAGGAGGAGGTAGCCAGGGACCAGCGGCAGCACGCATGGCGGGGCGGTGCTGATCAGCCCGGCGAGCGCGAGCAGCAGCGAGCCGTCGATGACGGCGCCCAGGCCTCCCACGGTTCGGCCCTCGGCCAGCAGCTTGTCGAGCGCAGCGCGCAGGTCGTCCTCGGGGAGGCCGAGGAAAGGAGTGCCGGATGAGCGCCGGGCACGACCACGTGGACGCGCACGGTGGGGCGGGCGCCGACCGCCGACGCCTGCCCATCGTGCTCGCCCTCACCGCGACCGTGCTCGTCCTGCAGCTCGTCGGCGCAGTGGTGTCGGGCTCCCTGGCGCTGGTCGCCGACGCCGCGCACGCCGCCACCGACGCCGCCGGCCTGGTCATCGCACTGCTCGCGGCGACCCTGGCGCTGCGCCCGGCCACAGCCCGGCGCACCCTGGGGGTACCGGCGCGCCGAGGTGCTGGGCGCCACCCTGCAGGCCGCGGTGCTGCTCGCCGTCGGCAGTTGGATCTGCATCGAGGCCGTCGGCCGCTTGTTCCAGCCGGCCGAGGTCGCCTCGACCTCCGTGCTCGTCTTCGGCGCGCTCGGCCTGGCGGCCAACGTCGTCGGCATCCTGGTGCTCACCCGCGGCGGTGCCCGCGACGGCAGCGGCAACAGGCGCGCGGCGCTGCTCGAGTTCGTGAACGACGCGCTGGGCTCGGTCGCGGTGCTGGTCGCCGCCGCGTCATCGCGCTCACCGGCTGGCAGCAGGCCGACGCGATCGCCTCGCTGGTGATCGTCGCGCTCATCGTGCCACGCACCTTGAAGCTGCTGCGTGAGACGGTGTCGGTGCTGCTCGAGAGCACCCCACCGGGGCTGGACCTGGATGCCGTCCGCACCCACCTGCTCGCCCAGCCGCACGTTCTGGGCGTCCACGACCTGCACGCCTCCCAGATCACCACCGGGCTGCCGGTGCTGACCGCCCACGTCGTCGTCGAGGACTCCTGCTTCTCCGACGGGCACGCCCCACGGGTGCTGGACCGGCTGCAGGCATGTCTCGCCGAGAACTTCGACATGAGCGTCGAGCACTCCACCTTCCAGCTCGAAGCCGCCGCGCACGCCGATCACGAGCTCGCCGCCCACGGCTGACCGACGTGTGCGGGCCGGTCACCGTCGACCAACCTGTACGGGCTCGACCTCACCGACCGGCTCGACCACGGCCTGCGGCTGCTGCTCGCAGGCCTGCGAGCTCAGCTGTCACCCGTCGACGACGGTCCGGTCCGGTCGACGCTGGTAGCCGGGGTGGCGACCCGGCGGAGCAGCGGCTGCTCCGGCTTCTGCACGAGGCGCGACGCGGTCGCCGGCGGGTGCTTCGGCCAGAGGGTGCAGGGCAGGGGCCAGGCCAGCGCCCAGATGATCAGCCCCGCGGTCAGGCCGTTGATCCAGCCGGTCAGGTGGGCGGTGCGGGCCGGGTCGTCGACTGCGAGGACGGCCAGGCCGAGCAGGCCGCAGGCCACGCCCCACCCAGCGAGCGCTCGGGCCCACAGCCTCCACTCGTAGCGGGCGCGTGCCTGCCCGTACGGCGGCCGGCGGACCGGGGGCGAGCCGCCGGCGAAGCGGTGGGCGAAGCGCTGGTCGGCCCACTGCAGGGTGGTCGACCCGAACGCCACGGAGAAGCCGATGTAGACGGCGGCGAACCCGTGCGCGGCACCGGCCGCGCTGGCCGAGCGCAGGTCCAGGACGGAGGCGACGAGCAGGATGAGGTCGATCACCGGGGCGCCGGCCAGCAGGATCGCGCTGGTGCGGCGCAGGCGGAGAACGTAGCGGGCGACCAGGCCGGCGCCGAGCAGGCACCAGAAGCCGACCTCGCACACCACGATGAGCGCGATCAGGAAGCCGTTCACCCGACGGGCTCCGCTCCGACCGCCGTCCCGGTCGCGCCAGGCTCCGTACCGGCAGGGAGTGGCGCACGGTGCATCAGCCAGGTGCGCGGGCCACCGTCGGGCAGGTCGACGACGTCGGTCACCGTGAAGCCGAGGCGCTGGTAGAAGCGCACGTTGCGAGCCGCGCTGGTCTCCAGGTGCACTGGGATCCGGTCCCGGTCGGCTCGGGACAGCCCTGGTGCCAGGGCAGCCGCGCCCAGGCCGCGCCCCTGCTGGGGTCGGGCCACGCCGACGCCGGCCAGCAGCAGGTGCTCGCCGACGGGCCGGTGCGGGGCGAGCACGGCATCGGCCGCGTCGGTCGCGGCGGCGCGGTCGCCGGCCAGGTCGGCGACCGCCGGCCCGATCTCGCGCCACACCTGATGGGGGACGGCGGTGCCGGGGATCCAGACGGCGACCGTCGTCAGGCCCTCGGCGGTGCAGCCGAGGTCGACGTGCCCGTACGGCAGGGCGACGGCGGTGAGGTACAGCTCCTGCAGTGCGGTCAGCCGCCGGTCGTGGTCGTCGGCGGCGACGGTCCAGCGGGTCCAGGGGTAGTCGGTGAAGGCGTCGGCGAGGATCCCGGCCGCAGCGGGGAGCTCGCCGGCCGTGGCGCGGCGCAGCTGCAGGCTCATCGCTCCGCCGCGTGCGGTTCGGTCGGTGCGAGGTGGCTGCAGGCCGCGGGAGTCCGGACGGCGGGCTCCTGGGGCCGCAGATTCGCGCCCAGGCGGCGGTAGACGGATCGCGTGGGGCGGGGGCGTCGTGGCGGGGGCGCTGCCGTCGGACGCGGGCGGGTGGGTCATGGTCGCCTCCCTGGGGTGGCGCGAAGTGGGTAGAGGGTGGACGGGCCGCGGTGGAGCGGTGCCAGCGCGGGCCCGTGTGCAGCCGGGCCGGCGCCGGGTGGTCACCGGGTGGCGATGGCGGTGAGCACGTCGAGCCGGGCGGCGCGGCGGGCGGGCAGCAGACCGGCGGCCAGGCCGGCGAGCATCGCGGCGGCGACCATGACCAGCAGGTGACCGACGGGGACCCTCATCACGAACGGGTTGTCCGCGGACAATCCGGCCAGGGTGGCCGCGGCCAGGACGAGACCGAGACCGACGCCCACGACCGCGGCGACGGCGGCGATCAGCGCCGCCTCGGCGCGGATCATCCGCGACAGCTGCGCGCGGGTCATGCCGACTGCCCGCAGCAGGCCGATCTCGCGGGTCCGCTCGACGATGGACAGTGCCAGGGCGTTGGTGATGCCCAGCAGCGCGATGAGGACCGCGAAGCCGAGCAGCACGGTGATCAGCCCGAGTACCTGGTCGACGGCTGCGGCGCGGCCGGCCGCGGCCTCCGCCTGGTCGAGGACCTCGGCGTTGGGGAAGTCGGCGACCGCCCTCCGCAGCGCCGTGCGTGCGTCGGCCGGGTCGGTGCCGTCGACGAGGGCGACGTAGACGGTGGCGTCGACGTCCTCGCTGAAGTGGGCGGCGTAGGTGTCCAGTGAGATGACGTAGCTGGTGGACAGCGCCCGGGCCGAGTCGTCGGCCATCAGCCCGACCACCTGCAACCGCTGCTCGCCGTCGCGCGGGAAGGTCAGTGCGAGCGTGTCGCCGACGGCGAGGTCCCGCTCGGCGGCGACGCCGTCGGCCAGCACGATCCCGCCGCGATCGAGGGCGGCCAGGTCACCGGCGGTCATCTCGATGTCGGCGACGTCGGGCAGGGTGGCCGGGTCCACCGCGGTCAGCGCGCTGGTCGTGCCGGCGTCCAGCCAGTGGCCGTAGCGAACGGAGGAGACGACGGCGACCTCGGGCAGGGCGGCGACGCGGGCGGCGACCTCCGGGGAGAGGCCGCCGAGCATCTCATCGCGGCTGCTCTGCACGAGCAGGTCAGCGGTGATCGCCTCACCGGTGGTCGCGCCGATCGCCTTCACCGAGCTGCCGAGCACCGCGACGAAGCCGACCACCGCCAGGCCGAGGGCAAGGGCCATCGCGGTGGCCGCGGTGCGCCGCGGATTCCGCACCGCGGACTCCCGGGCCAGCTGCCCGGGCACGCCGAGGCGGGTCAGCGGCCGGCCGACCGCGCTCGCCAGCCGCGGCGTCAGCACCGGGGCGAGCACGACGAGGCCGGTCAGCAGCAGCACCGCGCCGACGGCGACGCCGGCGATGTCGCGCAGCAGCGCGGCGGTGAGGAGCCCCGCCAGGCCGAGTCCGGCGGCCGTCCAGCCGGTGACCAGCCGGGCGCGGCGGGGCCGGACCGCTGCCGGGTCGGAGGCCCGCATGGCTTCCACCGGGGCGGTGCGGGCTGCGCGGCGGGCCGGGCCGAGCACCGCCAGGAGCGTGATCAGCGTGCCGGCGGCGAGGCCGATGACGACGGTGCGGGCGGTGACGGTCAGCGGCCCGTCGGGCAGCGCCAGCCCGGCGCCGGAGGCCAGCCCCCGCAGGGCGTAGGCGGCGCCGACGCCGGCGGCGGTGCCTCCCGCGGCGCCGGTGACGCCGACGAGCAGGGCCTCGCCGAGCACGGAGGCGAGCACCTGCCGGCCGGTGGCCCCTGCGGCACGGAGCAGCGCCAGCTCCCCGGCGCGCTGGGTGAGCACGATGCCGAAGGTGTTGGCGATCAGGAACGCGCCGACGACGAGACCGGCGGCGGCCAGGGCCAGCAGCACGATGCGCAGGTGGTCGATGCTCTCCTTGGCCGCGTCGGCGCTGGCGGCGGCGGCGTCCTGGGCGTTGCTGACGGCGTAGTCCTCGCCGAGGGCGGCGGCCAGATCCCGGCGCAGATCGGTCACGGCGACGTCCTCGGCGGCGAGCACGTCGACCGAGGTGACGCCGGTACCGAGGCCGAGCAGCCCCTGCCCGGTGGGCAGGTCGAGGAGCACCACGGTGCTGCCGGCCAGCCCGTCGCCGTCGCCCACGCCGGTCAGGCCGACGACGCGCAGCTGTGCGCTGGCGGTCGCTGACACGGTGACGGTGTCGCCGAGGTCGATGCCGTGCTCGGCGGCGGTGGCCGCGTCCAGCACGACCTCTCCGTTCCCGGCCGGAGCGCGGCCAGCGCGCAGCGCGTAGGCGGTGAACGGGGCCTCGGCCCAGGTGCCGAGGATGGTCGGCCCGGCCGGTGCGACGGCCTGCCCGTCGACCTGCAGCTGCCCGGGCCCGGTGGCGACCGCCCGGACCCGCTCGACACCGGGGGTGGCGGCGATCCGGTCGGCGAGGTCGGCCGGAAGCGGGTCGCGCTCGACCTCGACGCCCATCGCGGCATCGAAGGCGGCGGCACCGCGGACGGTGAGGTCGACGCCGGCGGCCGTGGTGCGGAACTGGTCGTCGAGCAGCCGGCTGCTGGTGTCGGTGAGCACGAGGCTGCCGGCCGCGAACGCGACGCCGAGGGCGACGGCCAGCCAGGTCAGCGCGAGACGGGAGCGGTGCGCGAGCGCGTTGGCGAGGGCGAGTCGGAACATCTCGGCTCACGCCCCCACTCGCCGGTCGAGGCCGGCCATGCGGGCGAGCACGGTGTCGGCCGTGGGGTCGGGGAGCTCGTCGACGACGCGTCCGTCGGCGAGGAAGACGACGCGGTCGGCGGACGCGGCGGCGACCGCGTCGTGGGTGACCATGACGATCGTCTGGCCCAGCGCGCGGGTGGCGTTGCGCAGGAATGACAGCAGCGCGGCGCCGGCGCGCGAGTCGAGGTTGCCGGTCGGCTCGTCGGCGAAGACCAGCTCCGGGCGGGCGATCAGCGCCCTGCCGACGGCGACCCGCTGCTGCTGCCCGCCGGACAGCTGCGCGGGGCGGTGGTCGAGCCGATCACCCAGCCCGAGCATCGCCACCAGCTCCGCCTGCCACGCCGGGTCGGGCCGCTTGCCGGCGAGGGTGAGCGGCAGGGCGATGTTCTCCGCGGCGGTCAGGGCCGGGATCAGGTTGAACGCCTGGAAGACGAAGCCCAGCCGCTCGCGGCGCAGCAGGGTGCGGTCGCGCTCGGACAGGGTGGTCAGGTCGGTGTCGCCGAGCAGGACGCGGCCGGAGTCGACGCGGTCCAGTCCGGCGAGGGCGTGCACC is a genomic window of Blastococcus sp. HT6-30 containing:
- a CDS encoding NADH-quinone oxidoreductase subunit K, whose protein sequence is MTADVVLQIVLTVAAGLVGVGLFGALSQQSIVMVMMGLELVLNGVLLAGGAAWYFLAPGLPDAQVLVVVALVVMAVEMAMGFAVTVAIYRARQVDMVDMATDLRG
- a CDS encoding proton-conducting transporter membrane subunit, whose product is MTAALAAVVLLPAVGGAGLLVSGRRADQVAGPLAVGVTGLAVVLAAVVAAGRPGVSMPFLGIVDGGDLRLVVDGLSAVLLVLVAGIALLVTVFAVADLPAAAARARFFGFELLFVAAMLATVTAATLPALLLGWEVMGATSYALIGFRWDEPGKLAAGTRAFVTTRAGDLGLYVAAGAALAATGSLVLADLGTADGGWADLAAAGVLVAALGKSAQLPFSAWLSAAMKGPSPVSALLHSATMVAAGGYLLLRMQPLLAATGWAAAAAAWAGALTALLLGAVAVAQTDLKQLLAASTAAQIGFVVLAAGVGATAGGTAQLVAHAAVKAGLFVAAGAWLTALGTKQLAGLRGAARRYPGIGAAATVAALALAGVPPLSLWATKDEVLAGVEGTALTVVGLAAAVLSAVYAGKILAVVLARPTGEELLDDEQPGTRRIPLPTRTAAGVLAVFAAGLGVLALPSVAEALEAVLDAEEEPSPGLGDLLLSGGLAGTALALTVLVSRARPALGRAVERSALSSWAGLGHVLSPRPALAVARVLAAVDDRGIDRAVRAVGSAARQVARLVARADDGGIDRAVTAVAAGTRRVAAASARTDTSLVDGAVRATARAFGRAGSAARRPQSGFLHQYYAQAVAGLGFLLVLLLVVR
- a CDS encoding NADH-quinone oxidoreductase subunit M; this translates as MTVLLTVVIFLPLLAAGVLLSGPRLRGRAAMGVWVAASAVDLVLVAWMWWRFETGEGASGVVDGLAYEADVQWIPTVDAGYHVGVDGLSLPLLALTGVLFLACAVYSLREPDRPRTYAALFLFLQTACLGAFASLDLILFFVFFDLTIVGMYFVIAGWGHGNARRSALKFFLYTFVGSLALLVGFIGLFLGSEQRTFDMVALAADPPLADSPVAGGLVLLAIGLGLAVKTPLFPFHTWLPDAHTDAPAAGSAVLAGILLKLGTYGFVRIAMPILPETWQRWAMVVVVVGVISVLWGAFVALAQTDVKRMIAYTSVNHMGYVLLGLGAAGLVASADEEARTVATVGAMYQMVSHGLLTGALFLLSGWLWSRGHTYAFDRWGGLARPAPVFAACLAVAAFGSLGLPGFSGFVAEFQVFTGALQAAPVATVIAVVGILVTAGLFLLALQRLLTGDTVAPGETGVDRGADADQAGEGPAPARAGGATAVVAEARTAPRIGDLRGHELLSIAPLLVLAVVLGLFPRVLLDVLEPAAAAVVELVAR
- a CDS encoding proton-conducting transporter membrane subunit; this translates as MSGGTEAWPALLPEALLLLGAVGGLLLGLWTPQQAQWRVRLLVTAACLASAAAAAPALSRPAERVFEGTWAVDTTTGVVRIVVALGVAVLVWLAAPSVAGHPRETEAYVLMLLGGLGTVALAAGGDLLLLVGAYLLASVPLYPLAGFAKDAAGTEATMKYYLMGAFAGVLLLVGVAALVLASGTTGYPDLAAALPEAPPALLAIGVLGVLAGVAFKAGAVPVHFWVPDVTAGTTAPMAAYITTIPKIGAVAAAFRLVAEPFADLPVDVPLLVAVLAAASMTLGNLAAFAQTDVLRLLAYSTVSQVGYLFMVVAVAGRTDLDVPALAVYLAGYAVTNIGAFAAIAATPAARTITDWATAVGPHRWLVGSLVVCLLGLVGTPPTAVFVGKLAVFAATWDGALPWLVVLAAVNTVASLFYYLRWIAPAFSGLALAPVPAEGPVGSGPRTAAGTAQAVRAAPVMILHAAAVGSVVLGLGAGVWLGLASGGV
- a CDS encoding cation transporter, coding for MLGATLQAAVLLAVGSWICIEAVGRLFQPAEVASTSVLVFGALGLAANVVGILVLTRGGARDGSGNRRAALLEFVNDALGSVAVLVAAASSRSPAGSRPTRSPRW
- a CDS encoding GNAT family N-acetyltransferase, with product MSLQLRRATAGELPAAAGILADAFTDYPWTRWTVAADDHDRRLTALQELYLTAVALPYGHVDLGCTAEGLTTVAVWIPGTAVPHQVWREIGPAVADLAGDRAAATDAADAVLAPHRPVGEHLLLAGVGVARPQQGRGLGAAALAPGLSRADRDRIPVHLETSAARNVRFYQRLGFTVTDVVDLPDGGPRTWLMHRAPLPAGTEPGATGTAVGAEPVG
- a CDS encoding FtsX-like permease family protein yields the protein MFRLALANALAHRSRLALTWLAVALGVAFAAGSLVLTDTSSRLLDDQFRTTAAGVDLTVRGAAAFDAAMGVEVERDPLPADLADRIAATPGVERVRAVATGPGQLQVDGQAVAPAGPTILGTWAEAPFTAYALRAGRAPAGNGEVVLDAATAAEHGIDLGDTVTVSATASAQLRVVGLTGVGDGDGLAGSTVVLLDLPTGQGLLGLGTGVTSVDVLAAEDVAVTDLRRDLAAALGEDYAVSNAQDAAAASADAAKESIDHLRIVLLALAAAGLVVGAFLIANTFGIVLTQRAGELALLRAAGATGRQVLASVLGEALLVGVTGAAGGTAAGVGAAYALRGLASGAGLALPDGPLTVTARTVVIGLAAGTLITLLAVLGPARRAARTAPVEAMRASDPAAVRPRRARLVTGWTAAGLGLAGLLTAALLRDIAGVAVGAVLLLTGLVVLAPVLTPRLASAVGRPLTRLGVPGQLARESAVRNPRRTAATAMALALGLAVVGFVAVLGSSVKAIGATTGEAITADLLVQSSRDEMLGGLSPEVAARVAALPEVAVVSSVRYGHWLDAGTTSALTAVDPATLPDVADIEMTAGDLAALDRGGIVLADGVAAERDLAVGDTLALTFPRDGEQRLQVVGLMADDSARALSTSYVISLDTYAAHFSEDVDATVYVALVDGTDPADARTALRRAVADFPNAEVLDQAEAAAGRAAAVDQVLGLITVLLGFAVLIALLGITNALALSIVERTREIGLLRAVGMTRAQLSRMIRAEAALIAAVAAVVGVGLGLVLAAATLAGLSADNPFVMRVPVGHLLVMVAAAMLAGLAAGLLPARRAARLDVLTAIATR
- a CDS encoding ABC transporter ATP-binding protein, coding for MPTRPLLPPHPRPAPAEPTATPSPATAAARRNGPSIAARAIDLVKTYGRGEAAVRALDGASVTIPAGKFTAVMGPSGSGKSTLVHALAGLDRVDSGRVLLGDTDLTTLSERDRTLLRRERLGFVFQAFNLIPALTAAENIALPLTLAGKRPDPAWQAELVAMLGLGDRLDHRPAQLSGGQQQRVAVGRALIARPELVFADEPTGNLDSRAGAALLSFLRNATRALGQTIVMVTHDAVAAASADRVVFLADGRVVDELPDPTADTVLARMAGLDRRVGA